One window of the Phycodurus eques isolate BA_2022a chromosome 7, UOR_Pequ_1.1, whole genome shotgun sequence genome contains the following:
- the prpf8 gene encoding pre-mRNA-processing-splicing factor 8, which translates to MAVAFPFRGVPAGIPPPGVPLPPQVPDYMTEEKLQEKARKWQQLQAKRYSEKRKFGFVDAQKEDMPPEHVRKIIRDHGDMTNRKFRHDKRVYLGALKYMPHAVLKLLENMPMPWEQIRDVPVLYHITGAISFVNEIPWVIEPVYIAQWGTMWIMMRREKRDRRHFKRMRFPPFDDEEPPLDYADNILDVEPLEAIQMELDTEEDSPVVEWLYEHQPLKDTTKFVNGTTYRRWQFSLPMMSTLYRLANQLLTDLVDYNYFYLFDLKAFFTSKALNMAIPGGPKFEPLVRDINLQDEDWNEFNDINKIIIRQPIRTEYKIAFPYLYNNLPHHVHLTWYHTPNVVFIKTEDPDLPAFYFDPLINPISHRHSVKSQEPLPDDDEEFELPEFVEPFLKETPLYTDNTANGIALLWAPRPFNLRSGRTRRAIDIPLIKNWYREHCPAGQPVKVRVSYQKLLKYYVLNALKHRPPKAQKKRYLFRSFKATKFFQSTKLDWVEVGLQVCRQGYNMLNLLIHRKNLNYLHLDYNFNLKPVKTLTTKERKKSRFGNAFHLCREVLRLSKLVVDSHVQYRLGNVDAFQLADGLQYIFAHVGQLTGMYRYKYKLMRQIRMCKDLKHLIYYRFNTGPVGKGPGCGFWAPGWRVWLFFMRGITPLLERWLGNLLARQFEGRHSKGVAKTVTKQRVESHFDLELRAAVMHDILDMMPEGIKQNKARTILQHLSESWRCWKANIPWKVPGLPTPIENMILRYVKAKADWWTNTAHYNRERIRRGATVDKTVCKKNLGRLTRLYLKAEQERQHNYLKDGPYITAEEAVAIYTTTVHWLESRRFSPIPFPPLSYKHDTKLLILALERLKEAYSVKSRLNQSQREELGLIEQAYDNPHEALSRIKRHLLTQRAFKEVGIEFMDLYSHLVPVYDVEPLEKITDAYLDQYLWYEADKRRLFPPWIKPADTEPPPLLVYKWCQGINNLQDVWETAEGECNVMLESRYEKMYEKIDLTLLNRLLRLIVDHNIADYMTAKNNVVINYKDMNHTNSYGIIRGLQFASFIVQYYGLVMDLLVLGLHRASEMAGPPQMPNDFLSFQDTATESAHPIRLYCRYIDRIHIFFRFSADEARDLIQRYLTEHPDPNNENIVGYNNKKCWPRDARMRLMKHDVNLGRAVFWDIKNRLPRSVTTVQWENSFVSVYSKDNPNLLFNMCGFECRILPKCRTSYEEFTHKDGVWNLQNEVTKERTAQCFLRVDDESMQRFHNRVRQILMASGSTTFTKIVNKWNTALIGLMTYFREAVVNTQELLDLLVKCENKIQTRIKIGLNSKMPSRFPPVVFYTPKELGGLGMLSMGHVLIPQSDLRWSKQTDVGITHFRSGMSHEEDQLIPNLYRYIQPWESEFIDSQRVWAEYALKRQEAIAQNRRLTLEDLEDSWDRGIPRINTLFQKDRHTLAYDKGWRVRTDFKQYQVLKQNPFWWTHQRHDGKLWNLNNYRTDMIQALGGVEGILEHTLFKGTYFPTWEGLFWEKASGFEESMKWKKLTNAQRSGLNQIPNRRFTLWWSPTINRANVYVGFQVQLDLTGIFMHGKIPTLKISLIQIFRAHLWQKIHESIVMDLCQVFDQELDALEIETVQKETIHPRKSYKMNSSCADILLFASYKWNVSRPSLLADSKDVMDSTTTQKYWIDIQLRWGDYDSHDIERYARAKFLDYTTDNMSIYPSPTGVLIAIDLAYNLHSGYGNWFPGSKPLIQQAMAKIMKANPALYVLRERIRKGLQLYSSEPTEPYLSSQNYGELFSNQIIWFVDDTNVYRVTIHKTFEGNLTTKPINGAIFIFNPRTGQLFLKIIHTSVWAGQKRLGQLAKWKTAEEVAALIRSLPVEEQPKQIIVTRKGMLDPLEVHLLDFPNIVIKGSELQLPFQACLKVEKFGDLILKATEPQMVLFNLYDDWLKTISSYTAFSRLILILRALHVNNDRAKVILKPDKTTITEPHHIWPTLTDEEWIKVEVQLKDLILADYGKKNNVNVASLTQSEIRDIILGMEISAPSQQRQQIAEIEKQTKEQSQLTATQTRTVNKHGDEIITSTTSNYETQTFSSKTEWRVRAISAANLHLRTNHIYVSSDDIKETGYTYILPKNVLKKFICISDLRAQIAGYLYGTSPPDNPQVKEIRCIVMVPQWGTHQTVHLPNQLPGHEYLKEMEPLGWIHTQPNESPQLSPQDVTTHAKIMADNPSWDGEKTIIITCSFTPGSCTLTAYKLTPSGYEWGRQNTDKGNNPKGYLPSHYERVQMLLSDRFLGFFMVPGQVSWNYNFMGVRHDPNMKYDLQLANPKEFYHEVHRPSHFLNFASLQEGEIYNADREDMYG; encoded by the exons ATGGCAGTTGCCTTCCCTTTCCGTGGAGTTCCTGCAGGGATCCCACCCCCGGGTGTCCCCCTTCCACCACAAGTCCCAGACTACATGACTGAGGAGAAACTCCAAGAGAAAG CGAGGAAATGGCAGCAGTTGCAAGCAAAGCGCTACTCGGAGAAGCGAAAGTTTGGTTTTGTGGACGCTCAGAAGGAAGACATGCCTCCTGAACATGTCCGTAAGATCATCAGGGACCATGGTGACATGACCAATAGGAAGTTTCGGCATGACAAGAGGGTCTACTTAGG TGCCCTCAAGTACATGCCCCATGCAGTGCTTAAACTGCTGGAGAACATGCCAATGCCTTGGGAGCAGATCAGAGATGTGCCCGTACTCTACCACATCACTGGAGCCATTTCATTTGTTAATGAAATACCTTGGGTTATCGAGCCAGTTTACATCGCCCAGTGGGG CACCATGTGGATCATGATGCGGCGAGAGAAACGTGATCGTCGACACTTCAAGAGGATGCGTTTCCCGCCATTTGATGATGAGGAGCCGCCGCTGGATTATGCAGACAATATCCTTGATGTAGAACCACTGGAGGCCATTCAAATGGAGCTGGACACGGAGGAGGATAGTCCTGTCGTGGAATGGCTGTATGAGCACCAGCCCCTGAAGGACACTACAAA GTTTGTGAATGGCACCACTTACCGTCGATGGCAGTTCTCACTCCCCATGATGTCTACGCTGTACCGCTTGGCCAATCAGCTGCTGACAGACTTGGTGGATTACAACTACTTCTACCTGTTTGACCTTAAGGCCTTCTTCACTTCCAAGGCTTTAAATATGGCCATACCCGGAGGACCAAAATTTGAGCCTCTGGTTCGAGACATTAATCTCCA GGATGAAGACTGGAATGAATTCAATGACATCAACAAGATCATCATCAGACAGCCTATCAGGACCGAGTACAAAATTGCCTTCCCCTACCTGTACAACAACTTGCCACACCATGTCCACCTCACCTG GTACCACACACCAAATGTGGTGTTCATCAAGACGGAGGACCCAGATCTTCCAGCGTTTTACTTTGATCCACTGATCAATCCcatttcacacagacattcaGTCAAG AGTCAAGAGCCTCTACCCGATGATGACGAGGAGTTTGAGCTTCCTGAGTTTGTAGAGCCCTTCCTCAAGGAGACTCCCCTCTACACTGACAACACAGCCAATGGCATTGCTTTGCTATGGGCGCCGAGACCTTTCAACTTGCGTTCAGGTCGCACCAGGAGAGCCATAGATATCCCTCTCATCAAGAACTG GTATCGTGAACACTGCCCTGCAGGACAGCCAGTGAAAGTACGTGTGTCATACCAGAAACTGCTGAAGTACTATGTGCTCAATGCTCTCAAACACAGACCACCTAAGGCCCAGAAAAAGAG GTATCTGTTCCGTTCCTTCAAGGCCACAAAGTTCTTTCAGTCCACCAAGCTTGACTGGGTGGAGGTGGGCCTGCAGGTCTGCCGACAGGGTTACAACATGCTCAATCTGCTTATCCACCGAAAGAACCTCAACTACCTGCATTTGGACTACAACTTCAACTTGAAGCCTGTCAAGACACTGACCACAAAG GAACGTAAAAAGTCAAGATTTGGCAATGCTTTCCACCTCTGTAGAGAGGTGTTGCGACTCAGCAAGCTGGTGGTGGACAGCCATGTACAATACAGATTGGGAAATGTGGACGCGTTCCAG TTGGCTGATGGGCTGCAGTACATCTTTGCTCATGTGGGACAGCTGACTGGCATGTACCGCTACAAGTACAAGCTGATGAGACAAATCCGGATGTGCAAAGATCTGAAACATCTCATATACTACCGCTTCAATACT GGTCCAGTTGGAAAGGGACCAGGTTGTGGCTTTTGGGCACCTGGATGGAGGGTGTGGCTTTTCTTCATGAGGGGCATCACACCACTGTTGGAGAGGTGGCTTGGAAATCTGCTGGCCAGGCAATTTGAAG GGCGTCACTCCAAGGGTGTGGCCAAGACTGTGACCAAACAGCGTGTGGAGTCGCACTTTGACCTGGAGTTGCGTGCCGCTGTGATGCACGACATCTTGGACATGATGCCTGAGGGCATCAAACAGAACAAAGCCAGAACCATCCTGCAGCACCTCAGTGAGTCTTGGAGGTGCTGGAAGGCCAACATTCCGTGGAAG GTTCCCGGCTTGCCAACACCCATTGAGAACATGATCCTGCGCTACGTGAAGGCCAAAGCTGACTGGTGGACCAACACGGCCCACTACAACCGTGAGCGAATCCGCCGTGGGGCCACTGTAGACAAGACGGTCTGCAAAAAGAACTTGGGAAGACTGACCCGTTTGTACCTGAAGGCTGAGCAGGAGAGACAGCATAACTACTTGAAG GATGGTCCCTACATCACAGCTGAGGAAGCTGTTGCCATTTACACCACAACTGTTCACTGGCTCGAAAGTCGACGTTTCTCGCCAATCCCCTTCCCTCCACTGTCATACAAACATGACACCAAGCTGTTAATCCTGGCCCTGGAGAGGCTCAAAGAGGCTTACAG TGTAAAATCTCGCTTGAACCAGTCTCAGAGAGAAGAGCTTGGGCTGATCGAGCAGGCTTATGACAACCCTCACGAAGCTCTGTCCAGGATCAAGCGTCACCTGCTCACACAGCGAGCCTTCAAAGAG GTGGGTATTGAGTTCATGGACCTTTACAGCCACCTGGTGCCGGTGTATGATGTAGAGCCCCTGGAGAAGATCACAGATGCCTATCTTGATCAGTATCTGTGGTATGAAGCAGACAAGAGGCGACTCTTCCCGCCCTGGATCAAACCAGCTGACACTGAACCACCTCCATTGCTCGTCTACAAGTGGTGCCAAG GCATTAACAACTTGCAGGATGTTTGGGAAACTGCAGAAGGAGAGTGCAACGTGATGTTAGAGTCACGCTATGAGAAGATGTACGAGAAGATTGATTTGACGTTGCTCAACAGGCTACTGCGTCTTATTGTCGACCACAACATAGCTGATTATATGACAGCCAAGAACAATGTGGTCATCAACTACAAG GACATGAACCATACAAACTCTTACGGGATCATCAGGGGACTCCAGTTTGCCTCGTTCATTGTACAGTACTACGGTCTGGTAATGGATCTGCTGGTGCTCGGTCTGCACCGTGCCAGCGAGATGGCAGGTCCACCCCAAATGCCCAATGACTTCCTCAGTTTCCAAGATACGGCAACAGAGAGTGCCCACCCAATCCGGCTGTACTGCCGTTACATTGACCGCATCCACATCTTCTTCAG GTTTTCTGCTGATGAGGCAAGGGACCTCATTCAGAGGTACCTGACGGAGCACCCTGACCCAAATAATGAGAACATTGTGGGctacaacaataaaaaatgcTGGCCCCGTGATGCCCGCATGAGACTGATGAAGCATGATGTCAATCT TGGTCGTGCTGTCTTCTGGGACATCAAGAACCGCCTGCCAAGGTCAGTGACCACAGTCCAGTGGGAGAACAGCTTTGTGTCAGTCTACAGCAAAGACAACCCCAACCTGCTCTTCAACATGTGCGGCTTTGAGTGCCGCATCTTGCCCAAATGTCGAACAAGCTATGAGGAGTTTACCCATAAGGATGGTGTCTGGAATTTGCAGAATGAG GTTACCAAAGAGAGGACGGCTCAGTGTTTCCTGCGTGTGGATGATGAATCAATGCAGCGCTTCCACAACAGGGTGCGACAGATCCTAATGGCCTCAGGCTCAACCACGTTCACAAAG ATTGTAAACAAATGGAACACAGCTCTTATTGGCCTGATGACCTACTTCCGTGAAGCAGTGGTCAACACCCAGGAGCTGCTGGATCTGCTGGTCAAGTGTGAGAACAAGATTCAGACACGTATCAAGATTGGGCTGAACTCTAAAATGCCTAGCCGTTTTCCGCCTGTCGTTTTCTACACTCCCAAAGAGTTGGGCGGCCTGGGCATGTTGTCCATGGGTCACGTGCTCATACCACAGTCTGATCTGCG TTGGTCCAAGCAGACAGATGTGGGaatcacccacttcaggtcggGAATGAGTCACGAAGAGGACCAGTTGATTCCAAATTTGTATCGTTACATTCAGCCATGGGAAAGTGAGTTCATCGACTCCCAGAGGGTGTGGGCTGAGTATGCCCTCAAGAGGCAGGAGGCCATTGCACAGAACAG GCGACTGACCTTGGAGGATTTAGAAGACTCGTGGGACAGAGGAATCCCACGTATCAACACGCTTTTCCAAAAGGACAGACACACGCTGGCCTATGACAAAGGCTGGAGAGTCAGGACTGATTTTAAACAATACCAG GTGCTGAAGCAGAATCCGTTCTGGTGGACCCACCAGAGGCATGACGGTAAACTGTGGAACCTCAACAACTACCGCACAGACATGATCCAGGCTCTGGGTGGCGTGGAGGGCATCCTGGAACACACACTCTTCAAAGGCACTTACTTTCCAACCTGGGAGGGTCTCTTCTG GGAGAAGGCGAGTGGCTTTGAAGAATCTATGAAGTGGAAGAAGCTGACAAATGCTCAGAGATCTGGTCTCAACCAAATCCCCAACCGTCGCTTTACTCTCTGGTGGTCGCCCACAATCAACAGAGCCAAT GTATATGTGGGTTTCCAAGTGCAACTTGACCTAACCGGAATCTTCATGCATGGAAAAATTCCAACCCTGAAGATCTCACTCATTCAGATCTTCAGAGCTCACTTGTGGCAGAAGATCCATGAGAGCATTGTCATGGATCTTTGTCAG gttTTTGACCAGGAGCTAGATGCTCTAGAGATTGAGACTGTGCAGAAGGAGACCATCCACCCCAGGAAGTCGTACAAGATGAACTCATCCTGTGCTGACATTCTGCTTTTTGCGTCCTACAAGTGGAACGTCTCTCGGCCGTCTTTGCTGGCAGATTCAAA GGATGTGATGGACAGCACCACCACACAAAAGTACTGGATTGACATTCAGCTGCGTTGGGGTGACTATGACTCACATGACATTGAGCGCTACGCCAGGGCCAAGTTCTTGGACTACACCACCGACAACATGAGTATCTATCCTTCCCCCACTGGAGTGCTCATTGCCATTGATTTGGCTTACAACCTCCACAG TGGCTATGGAAACTGGTTCCCAGGCAGCAAGCCTTTGATCCAGCAGGCCATGGCCAAGATCATGAAGGCCAACCCTGCCCTGTATGTGCTCAGGGAGCGCATCCGCAAGGGTCTGCAGCTCTACTCCTCAGAGCCCACTGAGCCCTACCTGTCCTCACAGAACTACGGTGAACTTTTCTCGAACCAAATCATCTGGTTTGTAGATGACACCAATGTCTACAGAGTCACCATCCAcaag ACCTTTGAGGGCAACTTGACCACCAAACCCATCAATGGAGCCATTTTCATCTTCAACCCCAGGACTGGACAGCTCTTCCTCAAGATCATTCACACATCTGTGTGGGCTGGACAAAAACGTCTGGGACAG CTGGCTAAATGGAAGACAGCTGAAGAAGTTGCCGCATTGATCCGCTCTCTGCCTGTGGAGGAGCAACCGAAGCAGATCATTGTGACAAGGAAGGGAATGCTGGACCCTCTGGAG GTCCACTTGCTTGACTTCCCCAACATTGTGATCAAGGGCTCTGAGTTACAGCTGCCCTTCCAGGCCTGTCTGAAGGTGGAGAAGTTTGGTGACCTGATCCTGAAAGCAACCGAGCCCCAGATGGTCCTGTTCAACCTTTACGATGATTGGCTTAAGACCATTTCGTCTTACACA GCCTTCTCCCGACTCATCCTGATCCTCAGAGCACTCCACGTCAACAATGACCGTGCCAAAGTGATCCTCAAACCCGATAAGACCACCATCACTGAGCCTCATCACATTTGGCCCACTCTCACTGACGAGGAATGGATCAAGGTGGAAGTGCAACTTAAAGACCTCATTCTGGCTGACTACGGCAAAAAGAACAA TGTGAACGTGGCGTCATTGACTCAATCCGAGATCCGTGACATCATCCTGGGTATGGAGATCTCTGCTCCCTCGCAGCAACGCCAGCAGATTGCTGAGATTGAGAAGCAGACCAAAGAACAGTCGCAGCTCACTGCCACACAGACGCGCACCGTCAACAAACACGGCGATGAGATCATCACTTCCACCACATCCAACTACGAGACGCAGACCTTCTCCTCCAAGACAGAATGGAGGGTCAG GGCTATATCTGCTGCCAACCTCCATCTCCGCACCAACCACATTTACGTGTCATCTGATGACATCAAGGAGACAGGATACACCTACATCCTGCCCAAGAATGTCCTCAAGAAGTTCATCTGCATTTCAGATTTACGTGCACAG ATTGCAGGCTACCTTTACGGCACCAGCCCACCTGACAACCCACAAGTGAAGGAGATCCGTTGTATCGTCATGGTTCCTCAATGGGGGACGCACCAGACTGTCCACCTGCCCAACCAGCTGCCAGGACATGAATATCTGAAA GAAATGGAACCCCTCGGTTGGATCCACACGCAGCCTAATGAGTCACCACAGCTGTCCCCTCAGGATGTGACCACCCATGCCAAGATCATGGCTGACAATCCCTCTTGGGATGGAGAAAAGACCATCATCATCACATGCAG CTTCACGCCAGGCTCATGCACGCTGACGGCCTACAAGTTGACGCCGAGCGGCTACGAGTGGGGTCGACAGAACACGGACAAGGGTAACAACCCCAAAGGCTACCTGCCGTCCCACTACGAGAGAGTCCAGATGCTGCTCTCTGACCGCTTCCTGGGCTTCTTTATGGTACCAGGTCAAGTTTCCTGGAACTACAATTTCATGG GTGTGCGCCATGACCCGAACATGAAATACGACCTGCAACTGGCCAACCCCAAGGAGTTCTACCACGAAGTCCATCGACCATCGCACTTCCTAAACTTTGCCTCGTTACAGGAGGGTGAAATCTACAATGCTGACCGTGAGGATATGTATGGTTGA
- the rilp gene encoding LOW QUALITY PROTEIN: RILP-like protein 1 (The sequence of the model RefSeq protein was modified relative to this genomic sequence to represent the inferred CDS: deleted 1 base in 1 codon), which translates to MEQPASHSEAANGGCFDKSCSSLAVDDVYEIAKVLGAELERLIDGYGKESVLGLVARVVKVLELLESFAARNQAHQHREEELLRAFESLQLQRKKRAAKDNDEINENHETREEQQQKEQQWRSKCEELQVQIQQLQEDNRQLQNRLKGSHVQDDRVQRQEREVMLKLKQVVDKQRDELRAKVQEIATISKEVEALQEQLERFMKMNGELRHKQNVLQAQLKSTVERKADMEADLKEKAKVIEKLQAQMDRTNSNNHSSPSQTNSKAEPSTDHKDPDPLCFTKKEVRDIIFERNELKTNLFLVQEELNYYQREILNEERCPGFLLEAVRSAITKRRKVIKAKMLGIPPPDSSSDEEDKGPVMEVDGTEKPAESRIRNLFGFLTWSGSGRSPTHMSNATSSWEIIADSEASGESQH; encoded by the exons ATGGAGCAACCCGCGTCTCACAGCGAAGCAGCAAACGGCGGCTGCTTCGACAAGAGCTGCTCGTCACTCGCGGTGGACGACGTCTACGAGATTGCCAAAGTCCTCGGCGCCGAGCTGGAGAGGCTCATCGACGGCTACGGCAAAGAGAGCGTGCTGGGCCTGGTAGCC AGGGTGGTGAAAGTGCTGGAGCTTCTGGAGAGCTTCGCGGCCAGGAATCAGGCACACCAGCACCGTGAAGAAGAACTGCTCCGGGCCTTCGAGAGCTTACAGCTGCAGCGCAAGAAACGAGCGGCCAAGGACAACGACGAAATCAACGAAAATCACGAAACGCGG GAGGAGCAgcaacagaaggagcagcaatgGAGGAGCAAGTGTGAGGAGCTGCAAGTGCAAATCCAGCAGCTTCAGGAAGACAACAGACAGCTGCAGAACAGGCTAAAGGGAAGCCACGTGCAGGATG ATCGTGTCCAGCGGCAGGAGCGAGAGGTGATGCTGAAGCTGAAGCAGGTGGTGGACAAGCAAAGAGATGAGCTGAGGGCCAAAGTTCAAGAGATCGCCACCATCTCCAAGGAGGTGGAGGCG CTCCAGGAGCAGCTGGAGCGCTTCATGAAGATGAATGGGGAGCTGCGACACAAGCAGAACGTGCTGCAGGCCCAGCTCAAGAGCACCGTGGAGAGAAAGGCCGACATGGAGGCCGACCTGAAAGAGAAAGCCAAAGTGATCGAAAAGCTGCAAGCGCAGATGGACAGGACCAACAGCAACAACCAT TCCAGTCCAAGTCAGACGAATAGTAAGGCAGAGCCTTCAACTGACCACAAGGATCCTGACCCGCTTTGCTTCACCAAGAAGGAGGTGCGTGACATCATTTTTGAGCGGAATGAGCTCAAAACCAACCTCTTCCTGGTGCAAGAAGAGCTTAACTACTATCAAAG AGAGATTCTGAACGAGGAACGGTGCCCCGGGTTCCTCTTGGAAGCCGTGCGATCGGCCatcacaaaaagaagaaaagtcaTCAAAGCCAAGATGCTTGGAATTCCTCCCCCTGACTCCAGCAG TGATGAGGAAGACAAAGGTCCTGTGATGGAAGTGGATGGTACAGAAAAGCCAGCAGAATCACGCATTCGAAACCT